A genome region from Piliocolobus tephrosceles isolate RC106 chromosome 8, ASM277652v3, whole genome shotgun sequence includes the following:
- the RPA3 gene encoding replication protein A 14 kDa subunit, with product MVDTMELPRSRINAGMLAQFIDKPVCFVGRLEKIHPTGKMFILSDGEGKNGTIELMEPLDEEISGIMEVVGKVTAKATILCTSYVQFKEDNHPFDLGLYNEAVKIIHEFPQFYPLGIVQND from the exons ATGGTGGACACGATGGAGTTACCGAGGTCGCGCATCAACGCTGGCATGCTAGCTCAGTTCATCGACAAGCCTGTCTGCTTCGTAGGGAGGCTGGAAAAG ATTCATCCCactggaaaaatgtttattctttcagatggagaaggaaaaaatggaaccATCGAGTTGATGGAACCC CTTGATGAAGAAATCTCTGGAATTATGGAAGTGGTTGGAAAAGTAACCGCCAAGGCCACCATCTTGTGTACATCTTATGTCCAATTTAAAGAAGATAACCATCCTTTTG atCTTGGACTTTACAATGAAGCTGTGAAAATTATCCATGAGTTCCCTCAGTTTTATCCTTTAGGGATTGTGCAAAATGATTGA